A region of Sphingobium baderi DNA encodes the following proteins:
- a CDS encoding EmrA/EmrK family multidrug efflux transporter periplasmic adaptor subunit, whose protein sequence is MADATQEFTAETDQTPDVDQEKRMATRRKWLLRLLIAVLVLGALYGMWYVLVGRNHVSTDNAYVNAEVAQVTPLISAQAIEVNVTDTQAVKKGDILVKLDPTNARIAVEQAQADLAEARRRFRQTSATSGALSAQVTARGADIAQAQAQLATAQADFEKARVDLQRREALAPDGAVSGDELTSARKGYAAAKAALDLARAGVAQAQATRVAAAGELAANDALVKGSTEDTDPAVLAAKAKLDSAQLDLDRTIIRAPVDGVVTKRQVQVGQRVTQGSPIMTIVPITQVYVDANFKERQLRYVKVGMPAELTADIYGSGVVYHGRIIGFAGGTGSSMSLIPAQNATGNWIKVVQRLPIRIALDPKELAEHPLRVGLSMEVDVDISGD, encoded by the coding sequence ATGGCTGACGCCACCCAGGAATTCACTGCCGAGACGGATCAGACCCCCGACGTCGATCAGGAAAAGCGGATGGCGACGCGCCGGAAATGGCTGCTTCGCCTGCTGATCGCCGTGCTGGTGCTGGGGGCGCTCTATGGCATGTGGTATGTGCTGGTTGGGCGCAATCATGTCAGCACCGACAATGCCTATGTGAACGCCGAGGTCGCGCAGGTGACGCCGCTGATCTCCGCGCAGGCGATAGAGGTCAATGTCACCGACACGCAGGCCGTGAAAAAGGGCGACATATTGGTGAAGCTGGACCCCACCAATGCGCGCATCGCGGTGGAGCAGGCACAGGCCGATCTCGCCGAAGCGCGCCGCCGGTTCCGGCAGACGTCGGCCACAAGCGGTGCCTTGTCCGCGCAGGTAACGGCGAGAGGCGCCGACATCGCGCAGGCGCAGGCGCAGCTTGCCACCGCGCAAGCGGATTTCGAGAAGGCGCGGGTGGATTTGCAGCGGCGTGAGGCGCTGGCGCCGGATGGCGCGGTGTCGGGCGATGAACTGACCAGCGCGCGCAAGGGTTATGCGGCGGCGAAAGCGGCGCTCGACCTGGCTCGTGCGGGTGTGGCGCAGGCGCAGGCGACTCGTGTAGCGGCTGCCGGAGAGCTGGCCGCCAATGACGCGCTGGTGAAAGGATCGACGGAGGACACCGATCCCGCCGTGCTCGCGGCCAAGGCGAAGCTCGACAGCGCGCAACTGGACCTTGATCGCACTATCATTCGCGCGCCGGTCGATGGCGTCGTGACAAAGCGGCAGGTGCAGGTCGGCCAGCGGGTGACGCAGGGCAGCCCGATCATGACCATCGTTCCGATTACGCAGGTCTATGTCGACGCCAATTTCAAGGAACGTCAGCTACGCTATGTGAAGGTGGGCATGCCAGCTGAACTGACGGCGGACATTTACGGCAGCGGCGTCGTCTATCACGGGCGGATCATCGGTTTTGCGGGCGGGACCGGATCGTCCATGTCGCTGATCCCGGCCCAAAATGCGACCGGCAACTGGATCAAGGTGGTTCAACGCCTGCCGATCCGCATTGCCCTTGATCCCAAGGAACTGGCTGAACATCCCCTGCGGGTAGGGCTGTCCATGGAAGTTGACGTCGACATTTCGGGCGATTGA